The proteins below are encoded in one region of Mycobacterium pseudokansasii:
- a CDS encoding glycoside hydrolase family 15 protein, with product MPLRVDDRPPVAELLSPHVLREYALLADGERGIVIGPRGDCCWMCLPRWDSPAVFGSLLGGNGVYAVSPDHPRFVWGGRYEQGSMIWRSRWVTTDGLVECREALAFPGDPHTAVVLRRISALDVPARMRIALDVRADFGTAPMSQLRCRDGVWTGRSGPHRFRWTGAGDATRSGDGPLQAVIEVVPGRDHDLVLELCDQELPTAAARPNDAWRDTENAWAAAVPTISGSLADADAQTAYAVLRGLTSSGGGMVAAATMSLPERAEQGRNYDYRYCWIRDQCYAGQAVAAAGAHPLIDDAVGFVSERVLADGASLKPAYCITGDLVPEEQDLDLPGYPGGTVKTGNWVTDQFQLDAFGEALLLLAAAARLDRLDTGHWRAVETLVESIEKHWREPDAGIWEIDDRRWAHSRLTCAAGLRRISEVAPARQGAQWQRLADLLVADTNSDCLHPDGRWQRAPDDPRIDAALLIPSIRGAIPATDPRSVATVAAVRTDLGRHGFVYRFQPGKRPLGEAEGAFLLCGFLMALADHQQGNNLAAVRWFERNRTACGPPGLFTEEFDIGQRQLRGNLPQAFVHALLFEAAHRLTDGYGPCVGSGTG from the coding sequence ATGCCGCTTCGCGTGGACGACAGACCACCGGTGGCCGAGCTGCTGTCGCCGCATGTGTTGCGCGAATACGCGTTGCTCGCCGACGGTGAACGCGGAATCGTCATCGGGCCGCGCGGCGACTGCTGCTGGATGTGCCTGCCGCGCTGGGACAGCCCGGCGGTGTTCGGCTCGCTGCTGGGCGGCAACGGCGTGTACGCCGTCTCGCCGGATCATCCGCGGTTCGTGTGGGGCGGACGCTACGAGCAGGGGTCGATGATTTGGCGGTCGCGTTGGGTGACCACCGACGGGCTCGTCGAGTGCCGGGAGGCGCTGGCCTTCCCCGGGGACCCGCACACCGCGGTGGTGCTGCGCCGCATCAGCGCTCTCGACGTACCGGCCCGGATGCGGATCGCGCTCGACGTGCGAGCGGATTTTGGCACCGCGCCGATGTCGCAGTTGCGCTGCCGCGACGGGGTGTGGACCGGACGGTCGGGACCGCACCGGTTCCGCTGGACCGGGGCCGGCGATGCCACCCGCAGCGGCGACGGCCCGCTGCAGGCGGTGATCGAGGTGGTTCCGGGACGCGACCACGACCTGGTCCTGGAACTGTGCGATCAGGAACTGCCCACCGCCGCCGCGCGGCCCAACGACGCCTGGCGTGACACCGAAAATGCTTGGGCAGCAGCGGTTCCCACCATATCGGGGTCACTGGCCGACGCCGACGCGCAAACCGCCTACGCGGTACTGCGCGGGCTGACCAGCAGCGGCGGGGGCATGGTGGCCGCCGCCACCATGTCGCTGCCCGAACGGGCCGAGCAGGGCCGCAACTACGACTACCGCTACTGCTGGATCCGCGACCAGTGCTACGCCGGACAAGCTGTCGCCGCCGCCGGAGCCCACCCGTTGATCGACGACGCCGTCGGGTTCGTCAGCGAACGCGTCCTGGCCGACGGTGCCAGCCTCAAGCCGGCCTACTGCATCACCGGCGACCTGGTGCCCGAAGAGCAGGACCTGGATCTGCCGGGCTATCCCGGCGGCACCGTCAAGACCGGCAATTGGGTGACCGACCAATTCCAGTTGGACGCGTTCGGCGAGGCGCTGCTGTTGCTGGCGGCCGCCGCCCGGCTTGACCGGCTGGACACCGGGCATTGGCGGGCCGTGGAGACGCTGGTGGAGTCCATCGAAAAGCACTGGCGCGAACCCGATGCCGGAATCTGGGAGATCGACGACCGGCGCTGGGCGCATTCCCGGCTGACGTGTGCGGCGGGCCTGCGGCGCATCAGCGAGGTCGCGCCCGCGCGCCAGGGCGCGCAGTGGCAACGTCTGGCGGATCTTCTTGTCGCCGATACCAATTCGGACTGCCTGCATCCCGACGGACGATGGCAGCGCGCGCCCGATGACCCGCGAATCGACGCGGCGCTACTGATACCGTCGATCCGCGGCGCGATCCCGGCAACCGACCCGCGCAGCGTCGCCACCGTGGCCGCGGTGCGCACCGACCTCGGCCGGCATGGGTTCGTGTACCGGTTCCAACCGGGCAAGCGACCACTCGGCGAGGCCGAGGGCGCCTTCCTGCTCTGCGGATTCCTGATGGCGCTGGCCGATCACCAGCAGGGCAACAACCTGGCAGCCGTGCGCTGGTTCGAACGAAACCGCACCGCCTGCGGTCCGCCCGGTCTGTTCACCGAGGAATTCGACATCGGTCAGCGTCAACTGCGCGGCAACCTGCCCCAGGCCTTCGTCCATGCGCTGCTGTTCGAAGCGGCGCACCGGCTGACGGACGGGTACGGCCCGTGCGTTGGCAGCGGAACCGGGTAA
- the guaA gene encoding glutamine-hydrolyzing GMP synthase — MPVKSASPRPVLVVDFGAQYAQLIARRIRESRVYSEVIPHTTAIEEIKARDPLALVLSGGPASVYADGAPKLDPELFDLGVPVFGICYGFQAMAQALGGTVAHTGTSEYGRTELKVLGGKLHSDLPQVQPVWMSHGDAVTAAPDGFEVVASSAGAAVAAFENRERRLAGVQYHPEVLHTPHGQQVLGRFLHEFAGIGAEWTPANIAHALIEQVRVQIGDGHAICGLSGGVDSAVAAALVQRAIGDRLTCVFVDHGLLRAGERAQVERDFVAATGANLVTVDVADTFLAALSGVSNPEGKRKIIGRQFIRAFEGAVRDVLDGREVEFLVQGTLYPDVVESGGGSGTANIKSHHNVGGLPGDLKFKLVEPLRLLFKDEVRAVGRELGLPEEIVARQPFPGPGLGIRIVGEVTAARLETLRRADTIAREELTAAGLDNQIWQCPVVLLADIRSVGVQGDNRSYGHPIVLRPVSSEDAMTADWTRVPYEVLERISTRITNEVPEVNRVVLDITSKPPGTIEWE, encoded by the coding sequence GTGCCCGTGAAATCAGCCTCGCCGCGGCCGGTGCTCGTCGTCGATTTCGGTGCGCAATACGCCCAATTGATCGCCCGGCGCATCCGGGAATCCCGGGTGTATTCCGAAGTGATCCCGCATACCACCGCCATCGAGGAGATCAAAGCCCGTGATCCGCTGGCGCTGGTGCTGTCCGGGGGGCCGGCCAGCGTCTACGCCGACGGCGCTCCCAAGCTGGATCCGGAGCTGTTCGACCTGGGTGTGCCGGTGTTCGGTATCTGCTACGGGTTTCAGGCTATGGCGCAGGCGCTCGGCGGGACGGTCGCCCACACCGGCACCAGCGAGTATGGTCGGACTGAGCTGAAAGTCCTTGGTGGCAAGCTTCATTCGGACCTGCCGCAGGTCCAACCGGTCTGGATGAGCCATGGTGACGCGGTGACGGCCGCCCCGGACGGATTCGAGGTGGTGGCCAGCAGCGCGGGGGCGGCGGTGGCCGCCTTCGAGAATCGGGAACGGCGCCTGGCCGGGGTGCAATACCACCCGGAGGTGCTGCACACTCCGCACGGGCAACAGGTGCTGGGCCGGTTTCTGCACGAGTTCGCCGGGATCGGCGCGGAGTGGACGCCGGCCAACATCGCTCACGCACTGATCGAGCAGGTGCGTGTGCAGATCGGCGATGGGCACGCCATCTGCGGGCTGTCCGGCGGAGTGGATTCCGCGGTGGCCGCGGCGCTGGTGCAGCGCGCCATCGGGGACCGATTGACCTGCGTCTTCGTCGACCACGGCTTGTTGCGCGCGGGGGAGCGCGCGCAGGTGGAACGCGACTTCGTGGCCGCCACCGGGGCCAACCTGGTGACCGTCGACGTGGCCGACACCTTCCTGGCGGCGCTGTCGGGGGTGAGCAATCCCGAGGGCAAGCGCAAGATCATCGGCCGGCAATTCATCCGGGCTTTCGAGGGTGCGGTGCGAGATGTGTTGGACGGGCGCGAGGTTGAGTTCCTGGTGCAGGGCACGTTGTATCCCGACGTGGTGGAATCCGGCGGCGGCAGTGGGACCGCGAACATCAAGAGCCACCACAATGTCGGCGGCCTGCCCGGGGACCTGAAGTTCAAACTCGTTGAGCCGCTGCGGCTGTTGTTCAAAGACGAAGTGCGCGCGGTGGGACGGGAGTTGGGTCTGCCGGAGGAAATCGTTGCGCGCCAACCATTTCCGGGGCCCGGACTGGGTATCCGGATCGTCGGTGAGGTCACCGCTGCCAGGCTGGAGACGCTGCGGCGCGCTGACACGATCGCGCGCGAGGAACTCACCGCCGCGGGTTTGGACAACCAGATCTGGCAGTGTCCGGTGGTGCTGCTGGCCGATATCCGTTCGGTCGGTGTGCAGGGCGACAACCGCAGCTATGGGCATCCGATCGTGCTGCGCCCGGTATCCAGTGAGGACGCCATGACCGCCGACTGGACCCGGGTGCCCTACGAGGTGCTCGAGCGCATCTCGACCCGCATCACCAACGAGGTGCCCGAGGTCAACCGCGTGGTGCTGGATATCACCAGCAAGCCGCCGGGCACCATCGAGTGGGAGTAG
- a CDS encoding DNA polymerase Y family protein, which produces MVASSRVLAIWCMDWPAVAAAAASGLPATAPVAVTLANRVIACSATARAAGVRRGLRRREAAARCPQLHIVTADADRDARFFEGVIAAVDDLVPRAEVLRPGLLVLPVRGAARFFGSERQAAERLIDAVAVSSVTGAECQVGVADQLSTAVYAARAGRVVEPGHDARFLSALSIRQLATEPSLSGPGREELTDLLWRMGIRSIGQFAALSRTDIASRFGADAVAAHRFARGEPERLPSGRESPPELDAVLHCDPPIDRVDAAAFAGRSLAGTLHQALMAAGVGCTRLAIHAVTANGEERSRVWRCAEPLTEDGTADRVRWQLDGWLTNRTVRDRPTAPVTRLRLQAIEVVSAEALQLPLWGGLGEEDRLRARRALVRVQGLLGPEAVQVPVLSGGRGPAERITLTPLGDEPVPHADPNQPWPGQLPEPSPAVLLDDPVELLDVQGNSVGVTSRGMFSADPARLTVGGRDERLRWWAGPWPVDERWWDDRPEAGQGGSRTARAQVLLESERALLLCYRQRRWYLEGSYE; this is translated from the coding sequence CTGGTGGCCTCGTCTCGAGTGCTGGCGATCTGGTGCATGGACTGGCCCGCGGTCGCGGCGGCCGCGGCCTCGGGCCTGCCGGCGACGGCTCCGGTCGCGGTCACTTTGGCCAACCGGGTGATTGCCTGCTCGGCGACGGCGCGTGCGGCCGGAGTACGCCGTGGGCTACGGCGGCGGGAGGCGGCGGCCCGTTGTCCGCAATTGCATATCGTGACCGCCGACGCCGACCGCGACGCCCGTTTTTTCGAGGGGGTGATCGCGGCGGTAGACGATCTGGTGCCCCGTGCCGAGGTGTTGCGGCCCGGGCTTTTGGTGTTGCCGGTGCGTGGCGCGGCGCGGTTTTTCGGGTCCGAGCGGCAGGCGGCCGAGCGGCTGATCGACGCGGTGGCTGTGAGCTCAGTGACCGGCGCCGAGTGCCAGGTCGGGGTCGCCGACCAGCTGTCCACCGCGGTATACGCCGCGCGTGCCGGTCGCGTCGTGGAGCCCGGGCACGACGCGCGGTTCCTGTCGGCGTTGTCGATCCGTCAGCTTGCCACCGAGCCGAGCCTGTCCGGGCCGGGGCGAGAGGAGTTGACGGATCTGTTGTGGCGGATGGGGATTCGGAGCATCGGTCAGTTCGCCGCATTGTCCCGCACCGATATCGCATCCCGGTTCGGCGCCGACGCGGTGGCCGCGCACCGGTTCGCCCGCGGTGAACCCGAACGCCTTCCCTCCGGACGCGAATCGCCGCCGGAACTCGACGCCGTACTGCACTGCGATCCACCGATCGACCGGGTCGATGCCGCGGCATTTGCCGGGCGGTCGCTGGCCGGAACGTTGCATCAGGCGCTGATGGCCGCCGGCGTGGGATGTACCCGGCTGGCCATTCACGCGGTCACCGCCAACGGCGAAGAGCGCAGCCGGGTGTGGCGCTGCGCCGAACCGCTGACCGAGGATGGCACCGCCGACCGGGTGCGCTGGCAACTGGACGGATGGTTGACCAACCGGACCGTTCGCGACCGGCCCACCGCGCCGGTGACGCGGCTGCGGTTGCAGGCGATCGAGGTGGTGTCCGCCGAGGCGCTGCAGTTGCCGCTATGGGGAGGCCTGGGTGAAGAAGACAGGCTGCGGGCCCGGCGGGCGCTGGTGCGGGTGCAAGGTCTGCTGGGCCCGGAGGCGGTGCAGGTGCCGGTGCTGTCCGGCGGTCGCGGGCCGGCCGAGCGCATCACGTTGACCCCGCTGGGCGACGAGCCGGTGCCGCACGCCGACCCGAATCAGCCGTGGCCGGGCCAACTGCCCGAGCCGTCACCGGCCGTATTACTGGACGACCCAGTGGAATTGCTTGATGTCCAAGGCAATTCGGTGGGGGTAACCAGTCGGGGAATGTTTTCTGCCGACCCGGCGCGGCTGACCGTCGGTGGCCGCGACGAGCGGCTGCGCTGGTGGGCCGGACCATGGCCGGTCGATGAGCGGTGGTGGGATGACCGGCCCGAAGCCGGTCAAGGGGGAAGCCGCACCGCCCGCGCCCAAGTGTTGCTGGAGAGTGAGCGTGCGTTGCTGCTGTGCTACCGCCAGCGGCGCTGGTATCTCGAGGGAAGCTATGAATAA
- a CDS encoding PE family protein has protein sequence MSYVIAAPEIVGAVAGDLATIGSSINAARALAAAPTTGLLAAGADEVSAAIASLFSGHAQAYQSVAAQAAAFHDQFVKALAAGAASYASAEAANVSPLQALQQGALNLVNAPTEALLGRPLIGDGANGAPGTGQAGGDGGILWGNGGKGGSGAIGQAGGSGGGAGLFGNGGAGGAGGTGAAGGAGGAGGTLYGSGGAGGTGGIAGAAGTGGAGGTGGNAGFWGNGGAGGNAGVGAAGGNGGTGGTLVGDGGAGGAGGVGVAGGGTGGAGGSGGNAVGWWGNGGAGGAGGIGGTGADGANPGLAPPVTPAANGTDNSGNANTPGGNGSPGTVAGQAGGNGGNAGGTSASSSATGASGGSGGQGGTGAPGGDGGKGGFTTVSSGIATGGTGGAGGNGGVGAPGGLGGTGGLTTATFSGTAVGGTGGVGGAGGTGAPGGAGGTGGTDSSVLGVGGTGGHGGAGGPAANNAGTGGTGGVGGAGGRGGILGGNGGDGGVGGAGGTGGVGAAGAVGGGGGGGGASINTTGGDGGDGGDGGVGGAGGTGGAGAAGGAGGAGGILGHAGSTGAGGMGGTGGAGGAGGNGGVGGAAGLGPSGSGTGGVGGAGADGGTGGAGGAGAAGSAGVGETGATGAQGNNGANG, from the coding sequence ATGTCGTATGTGATCGCAGCTCCCGAGATTGTTGGCGCGGTGGCCGGCGATTTGGCCACGATTGGGTCATCGATCAATGCCGCCCGGGCGCTGGCGGCGGCCCCGACGACGGGGCTGCTGGCGGCGGGCGCCGACGAGGTGTCGGCGGCCATCGCGTCGCTGTTTAGCGGGCATGCCCAGGCCTACCAGTCGGTGGCGGCGCAGGCTGCGGCGTTTCATGACCAGTTCGTGAAAGCCTTGGCCGCCGGTGCGGCGTCGTATGCGAGTGCCGAGGCGGCCAATGTCTCGCCGCTGCAGGCGCTGCAGCAAGGCGCGTTGAACCTGGTCAACGCGCCCACCGAGGCGTTGTTGGGGCGGCCACTGATCGGCGATGGGGCCAACGGGGCGCCGGGGACCGGGCAGGCCGGCGGCGACGGCGGCATTTTGTGGGGCAACGGGGGTAAGGGCGGGTCTGGGGCGATCGGCCAGGCCGGCGGTAGCGGCGGGGGCGCGGGGCTGTTCGGCAACGGCGGTGCCGGCGGGGCCGGGGGGACGGGCGCGGCCGGCGGCGCCGGCGGGGCCGGCGGGACGCTGTATGGCTCCGGTGGTGCCGGCGGGACAGGCGGGATCGCGGGAGCCGCCGGGACCGGCGGGGCCGGCGGCACCGGCGGTAACGCCGGGTTCTGGGGCAACGGCGGGGCCGGCGGCAATGCCGGGGTCGGCGCGGCCGGCGGTAACGGCGGCACCGGCGGGACGCTGGTGGGCGACGGCGGCGCCGGCGGCGCCGGCGGGGTGGGCGTGGCAGGCGGCGGTACTGGCGGGGCCGGCGGGTCCGGCGGCAACGCCGTCGGGTGGTGGGGCAATGGCGGGGCCGGCGGGGCCGGTGGGATCGGTGGCACCGGTGCCGACGGTGCCAACCCCGGTCTCGCGCCCCCGGTGACCCCGGCCGCCAACGGCACCGACAACAGCGGCAATGCCAATACACCCGGCGGCAACGGCTCACCCGGCACCGTTGCCGGGCAGGCCGGCGGCAACGGCGGCAACGCCGGCGGCACCAGCGCCTCTAGCAGTGCAACAGGTGCCTCCGGTGGATCCGGTGGCCAGGGCGGCACCGGGGCGCCCGGCGGGGACGGCGGCAAGGGCGGTTTCACCACTGTTTCCTCTGGCATTGCGACGGGTGGTACGGGCGGTGCCGGTGGTAACGGCGGGGTCGGCGCGCCGGGCGGACTCGGCGGCACCGGCGGCCTCACCACCGCGACGTTCTCTGGCACTGCTGTCGGCGGGACTGGCGGGGTCGGCGGGGCCGGCGGTACCGGCGCGCCGGGCGGCGCGGGCGGCACCGGCGGCACCGACAGCAGCGTGCTCGGCGTTGGCGGAACCGGCGGGCATGGCGGCGCCGGCGGTCCCGCTGCCAACAACGCCGGCACCGGCGGGACCGGCGGGGTCGGCGGCGCCGGGGGTCGTGGCGGGATTCTGGGCGGCAACGGCGGCGACGGCGGTGTCGGGGGTGCCGGCGGAACCGGAGGGGTCGGTGCGGCTGGCGCCGTTGGCGGGGGCGGCGGGGGCGGCGGTGCCAGCATAAATACAACCGGCGGCGACGGCGGTGACGGTGGTGACGGCGGTGTCGGGGGTGCCGGAGGCACCGGCGGCGCGGGCGCGGCCGGCGGTGCGGGCGGCGCGGGCGGGATCTTGGGTCACGCGGGTAGCACCGGGGCAGGCGGCATGGGCGGGACCGGCGGGGCCGGCGGGGCCGGCGGTAACGGTGGCGTCGGGGGCGCCGCCGGCCTGGGTCCGTCCGGCAGCGGCACGGGCGGGGTTGGCGGTGCGGGCGCCGATGGCGGGACCGG
- a CDS encoding enolase C-terminal domain-like protein has protein sequence MTLHAGEPIPVESVEASAYTIPTDAPESDGTLAWDSTTFVLVSVRAGGQVGTGYTYGGTAVATVVGANLADVLTGADALQPPARWAQMQHAVRNLSKPGVVACAISAVDIALWDLRARLLDEPLVIALGAGHDATPVYGSGGFTSYDNDTLRAQLCGWVEAGIPRVKMKVGSDPDADLGRVAAARSAIGDDVELFVDANGAYHRKQALLWAQRFAEYDVRWFEEPVSSDDLDGLHQLCEHGPAGMDVAAGEYGYHLPYFHQMLAAGAVDCLQADVTRALGITGVLKVAALCDARGIDLSLHCAPQISGQVGVAVWHLRHLEYFHDHVRIEGLAFDGTVDPEPGGLLRPDRSAPGHGLTVKHADLEQYRVA, from the coding sequence ATGACATTGCACGCGGGTGAACCGATCCCTGTCGAATCCGTCGAAGCCTCGGCCTACACCATTCCCACCGACGCCCCGGAGTCCGACGGCACCCTGGCCTGGGACTCGACCACCTTCGTCCTGGTGAGTGTGCGGGCCGGCGGGCAGGTGGGGACCGGTTACACCTACGGTGGCACCGCGGTGGCGACGGTGGTGGGCGCCAACCTCGCCGACGTCCTGACCGGCGCGGATGCATTGCAGCCGCCGGCCCGATGGGCGCAAATGCAGCACGCCGTCCGCAACCTGAGCAAGCCCGGTGTGGTGGCCTGCGCGATCTCGGCGGTCGACATCGCGCTGTGGGACCTACGGGCGCGGCTGCTCGACGAGCCGCTGGTGATCGCGCTCGGTGCCGGGCACGACGCCACCCCGGTCTACGGCAGCGGTGGGTTCACCTCCTACGACAACGACACCTTGCGCGCGCAGCTGTGCGGCTGGGTCGAGGCCGGCATTCCGCGGGTCAAGATGAAAGTGGGTAGCGACCCGGATGCCGACCTGGGCCGGGTGGCGGCGGCCCGGTCGGCCATCGGCGACGACGTCGAGCTGTTCGTCGACGCCAACGGCGCCTACCACCGCAAACAAGCGCTGCTGTGGGCACAGCGCTTCGCCGAGTACGACGTGCGTTGGTTCGAAGAGCCGGTCAGCTCCGACGATCTCGACGGCCTGCACCAGCTGTGCGAGCACGGCCCGGCCGGCATGGACGTCGCCGCCGGCGAATACGGCTACCACCTGCCGTATTTCCACCAGATGCTGGCCGCGGGCGCGGTCGACTGCCTGCAGGCCGACGTCACCCGCGCCCTGGGCATCACCGGGGTGCTCAAGGTTGCCGCCCTGTGCGACGCGCGCGGCATCGACCTCTCACTGCACTGCGCCCCGCAGATCAGCGGCCAGGTCGGCGTCGCCGTCTGGCACCTGCGCCATTTGGAGTACTTCCACGACCATGTACGCATCGAGGGGCTGGCGTTCGACGGCACCGTCGATCCCGAACCGGGCGGCCTGCTGCGTCCGGATCGCAGCGCGCCGGGGCACGGGCTCACCGTCAAGCACGCCGACCTCGAGCAATACCGGGTCGCGTGA
- a CDS encoding winged helix-turn-helix transcriptional regulator, whose translation MAARNYNQNCPIARGLDVLGERWTLLILRELVGGARRYGDLRAELPGIATNLLADRLKELHDAGLIDRTDLPAPVGRTVYTLSDLGWRRVLPVLQSLAWFGLDRVDPIDSGPVSPLNGFLAGILLGFNSADATGVEATCRAEIDGRRFEFAVTQGRLAGAVGQPSVTITASAADLVTARLGAGDAERAAALRRVRFAGDQRAIDALRSVFSLPEASSSGAGETGEFR comes from the coding sequence GTGGCCGCCCGCAACTACAACCAGAACTGCCCCATTGCGCGCGGGCTCGACGTCCTGGGTGAGCGATGGACGTTGCTGATCCTGCGCGAGCTGGTGGGGGGAGCCCGTCGCTACGGTGACCTGCGCGCCGAGCTGCCCGGGATCGCCACCAACCTGCTTGCCGATCGGCTCAAAGAACTCCACGACGCCGGACTCATCGACCGGACCGACCTGCCGGCCCCGGTCGGGCGCACCGTCTACACCCTCAGCGACCTCGGCTGGCGGCGGGTGCTGCCCGTCTTGCAGAGCCTTGCCTGGTTTGGCCTGGACCGGGTTGATCCGATCGACAGCGGTCCGGTGTCGCCATTGAACGGCTTTCTTGCCGGAATCCTGCTGGGCTTCAACTCGGCCGATGCCACCGGCGTGGAAGCGACCTGCCGTGCCGAAATCGACGGGCGCCGTTTCGAGTTCGCCGTCACGCAAGGACGTCTGGCCGGCGCTGTCGGCCAACCTTCGGTCACCATCACCGCCAGCGCGGCGGATCTGGTCACCGCCCGCCTCGGGGCGGGGGACGCCGAGCGCGCGGCAGCGCTGCGCCGGGTCAGGTTTGCCGGTGACCAGCGCGCCATTGACGCGCTGCGCAGCGTGTTTTCGCTGCCGGAGGCCTCCTCGTCGGGAGCGGGCGAAACAGGTGAGTTTCGATAG
- a CDS encoding nucleoside hydrolase: MKPVFVDVDTGVDDALALLYLLASSEADLVGIASTGGNVAVQQVCENNLGLLELCRVTGIPVSKGAGATLTGPMRDPSRSHGPRGLGYAELPPADARVTGYDSATAWVRAAHAFPGELIGVATGPLTNLATALRAEPALPALLRRLVVMGGCYDGTAAAEWNISVDPEAAAEVLATCSESPEPQCIPILCGLDLTRKVAMTPQHLARLAEAAGAATTTMSAHDPRGTRSTASNPLIRLVEDAMRFYMEAHYDNGQEYLAHLHDPLAAAAALDPALVAIRPATVDVELTGTRGRTATDWTGRRKPNALIGIGVDAAVFFDRFIARVGTFARRVAEGV; encoded by the coding sequence GTGAAGCCCGTTTTCGTCGACGTCGACACCGGCGTCGACGACGCATTGGCATTGCTGTACCTGCTGGCCAGCTCCGAGGCGGATCTGGTGGGCATCGCATCGACAGGCGGAAACGTTGCGGTACAACAGGTTTGCGAAAACAACCTGGGCCTGCTCGAGTTGTGCCGAGTCACCGGCATACCGGTGTCCAAGGGTGCCGGCGCCACCCTGACCGGCCCGATGCGAGACCCCTCGAGATCCCACGGACCCAGGGGTCTGGGGTATGCCGAATTGCCGCCCGCGGACGCCCGGGTCACCGGCTACGATTCCGCGACAGCCTGGGTGCGCGCGGCCCACGCCTTTCCCGGTGAACTGATCGGTGTGGCGACCGGCCCATTGACCAATCTGGCGACGGCGTTGCGCGCCGAGCCCGCGCTGCCGGCGTTGCTGCGCCGACTGGTGGTCATGGGCGGCTGCTACGACGGAACTGCGGCGGCGGAATGGAATATCAGCGTTGACCCCGAGGCGGCGGCCGAGGTGCTCGCCACCTGCTCCGAAAGCCCTGAGCCGCAATGCATTCCGATTCTGTGCGGCCTGGACCTGACCCGCAAGGTCGCGATGACGCCCCAGCACCTCGCCCGACTGGCCGAAGCCGCGGGTGCGGCGACCACGACGATGAGTGCCCACGACCCACGCGGGACCAGGTCGACGGCGTCCAATCCGCTGATCCGGCTGGTCGAAGATGCGATGCGCTTCTACATGGAGGCCCATTACGACAATGGACAGGAATATCTGGCGCATCTGCATGATCCACTGGCCGCGGCGGCCGCCCTGGATCCGGCGCTCGTCGCGATCCGCCCCGCCACCGTCGACGTCGAGCTGACCGGAACCCGCGGCAGGACCGCGACCGACTGGACGGGACGCCGAAAACCCAATGCGCTGATCGGCATCGGTGTCGACGCGGCGGTGTTCTTCGACCGGTTCATCGCGCGGGTTGGAACGTTCGCGCGCCGGGTAGCCGAAGGCGTATGA
- a CDS encoding 2OG-Fe dioxygenase family protein, which yields MSALDLTRSLGVGREAWTRFARHWNDLAPDPYAAELGVQRLRRYGNYVWCGAAWRVLPNRAFAQPDNSNPLYIGKNRDFEPLTDAFAEDPLLQSLMGVLAQAAAALDDAAEWDVKVHPFRVQSVAGSDGRPAPEGLHRDGVTLVSSLLVGRRNALGGQSSVCDVDGRPLLTATLDEPGTLLLGDDRRTLHDVSPIRPIDNSEPAQRDVLVITFASR from the coding sequence ATGTCGGCGCTCGACCTGACACGCAGCCTCGGCGTGGGCCGGGAAGCGTGGACCCGATTCGCCCGGCATTGGAACGATTTGGCGCCGGATCCCTATGCAGCGGAACTGGGTGTCCAGCGACTGCGGCGATACGGCAACTATGTGTGGTGTGGCGCGGCATGGCGCGTGCTGCCCAACCGCGCGTTCGCGCAGCCGGACAACTCCAACCCGCTCTACATCGGCAAGAACCGTGACTTCGAGCCGTTGACGGATGCGTTCGCCGAAGATCCGCTGTTGCAGTCCTTGATGGGCGTGCTTGCCCAGGCGGCTGCGGCCCTGGACGACGCGGCCGAATGGGATGTCAAGGTGCATCCGTTCCGCGTCCAGTCGGTGGCCGGCAGCGACGGGCGGCCGGCGCCCGAGGGCTTGCACCGCGACGGCGTCACCCTGGTCAGTTCGCTGCTGGTCGGTCGGCGCAATGCCCTCGGCGGCCAGAGTTCGGTGTGCGACGTGGACGGCCGCCCGTTGCTGACCGCGACGTTGGACGAGCCGGGTACATTGCTGCTCGGCGACGACCGCCGTACCCTGCACGACGTGTCGCCGATCCGGCCGATCGACAATTCTGAGCCGGCGCAACGTGACGTCCTGGTGATCACCTTCGCATCGCGCTGA